The proteins below come from a single Stomoxys calcitrans chromosome 1, idStoCalc2.1, whole genome shotgun sequence genomic window:
- the LOC106095175 gene encoding collagen alpha-2(I) chain-like yields MIKRTFLVIIIGFSISSAQFVTQFGPPGPPGPPGPPGQRGPKGEVGDRGDDGIPGALGSKGTTGRRGRTGAPGAVGLPGSPGIKGPRGYDGERGLEGPPGPAGPPGPPGPTGVAAPAARRGEPLFGKRDYGSGEGGTDIGINSPEEIKTDDTDMNTGGSETFNQEGNVGTIDFGVEAAYGGTATSQDTPTENLVFGTQFTINNSYDPNILYNRDRKRGVLRNFSKKKIDPPRLFHRPHWHNRAMGRKRYGEL; encoded by the exons ATGATCAAAAGAACATTCTTAGTTATAA ttaTAGGTTTTTCCATCAGTTCGGCTCAATTTGTTACACAGTTTGGACCTCCTGGCCCACCAGGTCCCCCAGGGCCGCCGGGACAACGAGGTCCAAAAGGCGAAGTTGGTGATCGTGGTGATGATGGTATACCGGGAGCTCTAGGTTCTAAGGGTACAACAGGAAGGCGAGGTCGCACTGGTGCTCCTGGTGCAGTCGGACTTCCTGGATCACCTGGTATTAAAGGACCACGTGGCTATGACGGAGAGCGTGGACTAGAAGGACCGCCTGGTCCTGCCGGTCCACCTGGGCCACCAGGCCCAACAGGTGTAGCGGCACCTGCAGCTAGACGAGGTGAGCCCTTGTTTGGTAAAAGAGATTATGGTTCTGGGGAAGGTGGAACAGACATTGGGATAAATTCGCCGGAGGAAATAAAAACAGATGATACCGACATGAACACAGGCGGTAGTGAAACATTCAATCAAGAAGGTAATGTAGGAACTATAGATTTTGGTGTCGAAGCTGCATATGGTGGAACCGCCACAAGTCAAGATactccaactgaaaatttggtttttggaaCTCAATTTACTATTAACAATTCATATGATCCAAATATACTTTATAATAGAGATCGTAAGCGTGGGGTCCTTcgtaatttttccaaaaaaaaaatcgaccctCCTAGATTATTTCATCGACCTCACTGGCACAACCGTGCAATGGGGCGAAAACGTTATGGTGAATTATAG